A region from the candidate division KSB1 bacterium genome encodes:
- a CDS encoding sigma-70 family RNA polymerase sigma factor, whose product MPVKRSETPVINRALQGDQKAYAELMERYHGPLFSLLYKMVRSKEETEDLVQEAFMKAFASLATFNEEFAFSTWLYKIAINNTIDHLRKKKLRTYSLDKPIQSKEGELKREYPDVHSSSDHDLLSTEKSGLITKAIEDLPEKYRQVILLRHSDELSYEEIAAITKVPLGTVKARIFRAREMLKRKLKDKLML is encoded by the coding sequence ATGCCAGTCAAAAGGTCTGAAACGCCGGTTATTAACCGCGCGCTGCAGGGAGATCAAAAAGCGTACGCCGAGCTGATGGAGCGCTATCATGGACCATTGTTCAGTTTATTGTACAAAATGGTTCGAAGCAAGGAGGAAACCGAAGATCTGGTTCAGGAAGCGTTCATGAAGGCCTTTGCCTCGCTGGCGACGTTCAATGAAGAATTTGCCTTTTCAACCTGGCTGTACAAGATCGCGATCAACAACACCATCGATCACCTGCGCAAGAAGAAGCTGCGCACGTACTCGCTGGACAAGCCGATCCAATCCAAGGAAGGCGAGCTGAAGCGCGAATATCCGGATGTGCATTCGTCCTCGGATCATGATTTGCTTTCCACCGAAAAATCCGGCTTGATTACGAAGGCGATAGAAGATTTGCCGGAGAAATACCGCCAGGTGATTTTGCTGCGCCACAGTGACGAGCTTTCCTACGAAGAGATCGCCGCGATCACCAAAGTCCCCTTGGGCACCGTCAAAGCCCGCATCTTCCGCGCGCGGGAAATGCTGAAGCGGAAGTTAAAAGACAAACTGATGTTGTAA
- a CDS encoding FHA domain-containing protein, which produces MPILQITKDGVLLQEFEFQAERVTIGREPENDIRLGDLTVSRRHGQLKREAGGRYFIENLKSRNGIRLNGHPISQPMALTDGDQLKIGVYQLFFLDPDEITGLRQRHLDSTAGRALLEVFGAMPSPPEALPAAAQPTNIKSVEEENAPSSTASRRGQALEIGVLINEANNAIFALDRDLVVLGNVGQVDIRVPGPERARATIARRGGYFYLCSETPAPSVSVNGQAVMNVRLLYNDRIEIGGRRFIFREI; this is translated from the coding sequence ATGCCAATTCTACAAATCACCAAAGACGGCGTTTTGCTGCAAGAGTTTGAATTTCAAGCCGAGCGTGTCACCATCGGGCGTGAACCGGAAAACGATATTCGGCTGGGCGATTTGACGGTGTCACGCCGGCACGGCCAACTGAAACGCGAAGCCGGCGGCCGTTATTTCATCGAAAATTTAAAAAGCCGCAACGGCATTCGCTTGAACGGCCACCCAATTTCGCAGCCCATGGCGTTAACCGACGGCGACCAGTTGAAAATCGGCGTTTACCAGCTCTTTTTTCTCGATCCAGATGAAATCACCGGGCTTCGTCAAAGACATCTTGACTCGACCGCGGGCCGGGCTTTGCTCGAAGTGTTTGGCGCCATGCCATCGCCGCCGGAAGCGCTGCCGGCCGCAGCGCAACCGACGAACATCAAAAGTGTCGAAGAAGAAAATGCGCCAAGCTCAACCGCCTCACGCCGCGGCCAGGCTTTGGAAATCGGGGTCTTGATCAATGAAGCCAACAATGCGATTTTTGCCCTGGACCGCGACCTGGTGGTGTTGGGAAATGTAGGGCAGGTCGATATTCGCGTGCCGGGCCCGGAACGGGCGCGCGCCACGATTGCCCGGCGCGGCGGGTATTTCTATCTCTGCAGCGAAACGCCGGCGCCAAGCGTTTCGGTCAACGGTCAGGCGGTGATGAATGTACGCCTGCTTTACAATGATCGGATTGAGATTGGTGGAAGAAGATTTATCTTTCGGGAGATCTGA
- a CDS encoding DUF2442 domain-containing protein, whose protein sequence is MKLERLFRIKSVEVLKDFWVRLEFTDGTQRDIDLEPYLHGPIFEPTRNDPVMFRSAKVDKRMGTIVWDNRADIDPDVLYHGLKPAWMEMKQEPEREGEGQKIAV, encoded by the coding sequence ATGAAATTAGAACGACTTTTCCGTATCAAATCGGTTGAAGTACTGAAAGATTTTTGGGTCCGATTAGAATTTACTGATGGAACTCAACGGGATATTGATCTCGAGCCTTACTTACACGGGCCGATTTTCGAGCCGACAAGAAATGACCCAGTCATGTTTCGTTCCGCCAAAGTTGATAAACGCATGGGTACTATCGTTTGGGATAATCGTGCGGACATTGATCCGGACGTTCTTTATCACGGCTTAAAACCGGCTTGGATGGAAATGAAGCAAGAACCAGAACGCGAAGGTGAAGGACAAAAAATTGCAGTTTAA
- a CDS encoding DUF4160 domain-containing protein — protein MHYNDHAPPHFHAEYSGDEALYEIDSLRIYVGKLPRRVHNMVIEWADLHRDELRENWTLTRRGEDLNDIEPLD, from the coding sequence ATGCACTATAACGATCATGCGCCACCTCACTTCCACGCTGAGTATAGCGGAGATGAAGCATTGTACGAAATCGACTCTTTGCGCATATATGTCGGTAAACTGCCACGCCGCGTCCACAACATGGTCATTGAGTGGGCTGATCTCCATCGTGACGAATTGCGGGAAAATTGGACACTTACACGGCGGGGTGAAGACTTGAATGATATTGAACCGCTTGATTAG
- a CDS encoding NAD+ synthase has product MQHLRLALAQINCTVGDIPGNTACILHALDQARADHANLVLLPELAITGYPPEDLLLRDDFIGANLKALDKVVCATKGLIALVGFVEREGDAIFNAAAICVDGRLLTTYRKICLPNYGVFDEKRYFHPGHEPLILKLGELRLGVSICEDIWVDGVVEYEVAKGGADLIINISASPYHWKKGDEREFLLTSRARDNHVYVAYVNTVGGQDELLFDGRSFIFDPNGQPLLRGKKFEEQFIIHDLAVDMSLVRNGERFKKAAAGKKNGVAESKFFVLREASMEMPNPIFPAQAGAPNLAPHLDDEEEVFCALVLGTRDYLRKNGFTRVVIGLSGGIDSALTAVIAVEALGKENVTGVLMPSRFNIPASADDALDLAARLGIQTYTLPIHEPAAVMEQLLAPVFTGRERDSTEENLQARLRGMILMALSNKFGWLVLTTSNKSEAAVGYATLYGDMAGGFGVLKDVPKTFVYRLANWINQVRFKENPLIPQRTIDRPPTAELRPNQTDQDSLPPYDLLDQIIEAYVEENQSVTEMVAAGLPEATVRQVIKMIDAAEYKRRQAPPGIKITPRNFGKDRRMPITNRFQP; this is encoded by the coding sequence ATTCAACATCTTCGTCTCGCGCTCGCCCAAATCAATTGCACGGTTGGAGACATCCCCGGCAATACCGCTTGCATCCTTCATGCGCTTGATCAGGCGCGAGCTGATCACGCCAATCTGGTGCTCCTGCCCGAGCTGGCGATAACCGGCTATCCGCCGGAAGATCTCCTGCTGCGCGATGATTTTATCGGCGCGAATTTGAAGGCGCTCGATAAAGTCGTGTGCGCAACGAAAGGCCTGATTGCGCTCGTCGGCTTTGTCGAACGTGAGGGCGACGCGATTTTTAATGCCGCCGCCATTTGCGTTGACGGCCGCCTGCTCACCACGTATCGCAAAATCTGCCTGCCGAACTACGGCGTGTTCGACGAGAAACGTTATTTCCACCCCGGGCATGAGCCGCTGATTTTAAAACTTGGCGAACTGCGCCTTGGCGTCAGCATCTGCGAAGACATCTGGGTTGACGGCGTGGTCGAATACGAAGTCGCCAAGGGCGGTGCCGATCTCATCATCAATATTTCGGCCTCGCCATATCATTGGAAAAAGGGCGACGAACGCGAATTTTTGCTCACCAGCCGCGCGCGGGACAATCACGTTTACGTGGCGTATGTCAACACCGTCGGCGGCCAGGATGAGCTGCTGTTCGACGGCCGCAGTTTCATTTTCGACCCGAACGGCCAGCCGCTGCTGCGCGGCAAAAAATTCGAGGAGCAATTTATCATTCATGATCTGGCCGTCGATATGTCGTTGGTGAGAAATGGTGAGCGTTTTAAAAAGGCCGCGGCGGGCAAAAAAAACGGCGTGGCAGAATCGAAGTTTTTTGTTCTTCGGGAAGCATCGATGGAAATGCCAAACCCGATTTTCCCGGCACAAGCCGGCGCGCCGAATCTGGCGCCGCATCTCGATGACGAAGAAGAAGTTTTTTGCGCCCTGGTTCTCGGCACGCGCGATTATCTGCGCAAAAACGGTTTCACCAGAGTCGTGATCGGCCTCAGCGGCGGCATTGACTCCGCGCTCACCGCGGTGATCGCCGTTGAAGCGCTCGGCAAGGAAAATGTTACCGGCGTGCTGATGCCGAGCCGGTTCAATATTCCCGCCAGCGCGGACGATGCGCTCGATCTGGCGGCGCGTCTTGGCATTCAAACTTACACGCTTCCCATCCACGAGCCGGCGGCAGTGATGGAACAGTTGCTCGCGCCCGTTTTTACCGGGCGCGAACGCGACAGCACGGAAGAAAATTTGCAAGCGCGGCTTCGCGGCATGATTCTCATGGCGCTCTCGAACAAATTCGGCTGGCTGGTGCTCACGACGAGCAACAAGAGTGAAGCCGCTGTTGGCTACGCCACGCTCTACGGCGACATGGCCGGCGGATTTGGCGTGCTCAAAGACGTGCCGAAGACGTTTGTTTATCGTCTCGCCAATTGGATCAATCAGGTTCGTTTTAAAGAGAATCCGCTCATCCCGCAGCGCACGATCGACCGCCCGCCGACCGCCGAGCTGCGGCCGAATCAAACCGATCAGGATTCGCTGCCGCCGTACGATCTGCTGGATCAAATCATCGAAGCGTACGTGGAGGAAAATCAAAGCGTGACCGAGATGGTCGCTGCCGGTTTGCCGGAGGCCACCGTTCGCCAGGTCATCAAGATGATCGACGCTGCCGAATACAAACGCCGCCAGGCCCCTCCGGGCATTAAAATTACGCCGCGCAACTTCGGCAAGGATCGTCGCATGCCGATTACGAATCGGTTTCAGCCGTAA
- a CDS encoding basic secretory protein-like protein gives MKHKKHYSLWPPLALMILLLAATASAQVGYYFGQNKVLYKDFDWAVFRTAHFDVHYYPEEKQAALDAARMAERGYEYLSATLDHRIKERIPLLLYASLNDFQQTNVVSDLLDQGTRGVTESLKKRVVLPITGSYREFNHVLVHELVHAFQYDMMLSSQFKNSRFNPPLWFVEGMAEYLSVGMDNTTRMWVRDGLLNDKLITVSQLNHAFDIRVYRLGESLWHYIGETYGKKMVGNLFKTAVNLGDIEQAIKKQLGCDSKELTRRWHEHARKLAVPQDSTLQTPEQIAERITHQQGYYHRLNVAPSVSPDGNQIAYIANKNLNEDIFLLSKDKNGQWKNERLLQGGASKRFETLRYFDSAIAWSRDGHRLAFIAKSGKDDALYIMNPHTKKVTQKFVFEALNGLQSPSFSPHGDEVVFVGISGGVSDLYIVELADGRLRRLTKDRFAELHPQWSPDGQAIVFVTDRGEGTDEAKLLFGDYDLAIYHLSNNDIEMITALAGNATSPQWSADGREIAFVSDYQGIPNIYRLRLADKKISPITSLKNGVAGITETTPALSWSAHGKVMVFSAFQKTNWQLYRLEVTKLPAALPQFTSTEKAVELTEEDSTAAESGWLPSIPDPNTLYSDYKLASPDSIEQRGYSSKFKLDAVAVGGGYDTYWGGVGQAVFLFTDMLGNHNLYFSTAMQLKNPLHSDLGLTYFNQGSRINYGVQAFQSSLLYTIGATFNSVGYLRNTYRGFNAIAAYPFNRFSRVELFGGLTWVDQDVVVETYNFTSLNRRTSDIGLYKYAQVGGALVFDNTVYGPLGPTSGSRSRFSVETTMRDFQFTNYLTDYRRYFNFGHRSVLAWRFVGAASVGRDAQIFSIGGPYTYRGANYDTFFGTKFLISNLEYRFPMLPFLPASFDFLSAATYYDAAAAWGIDIPGYSKATFQPFSSEGGFGLKDLNSALGIGARLNIGYFLLQYDVAWPTDLKNFGKPVKQFSIGTFF, from the coding sequence ATGAAACACAAAAAACATTATTCGCTTTGGCCGCCGCTCGCGTTAATGATTCTGCTTTTGGCCGCAACAGCTTCGGCACAAGTCGGCTATTATTTCGGCCAGAACAAAGTGCTCTACAAGGATTTCGACTGGGCGGTTTTTCGCACCGCACATTTCGACGTGCATTATTACCCCGAAGAGAAACAAGCGGCGCTGGATGCGGCGCGCATGGCCGAGCGCGGTTATGAATATTTGAGCGCGACGCTGGATCATCGAATCAAGGAAAGAATCCCGCTGCTGCTCTACGCCTCTCTCAATGATTTTCAGCAAACCAACGTCGTTTCCGATTTGCTCGATCAAGGCACGCGCGGCGTGACCGAGAGCCTCAAGAAACGCGTCGTGCTGCCCATCACCGGATCGTATCGTGAGTTCAATCACGTGCTGGTTCACGAATTGGTGCATGCTTTTCAGTATGACATGATGCTGAGCAGCCAATTCAAGAACAGCCGGTTCAATCCGCCGTTATGGTTTGTCGAGGGCATGGCGGAATATCTCTCCGTCGGGATGGACAACACCACGCGGATGTGGGTGCGCGACGGCTTGCTCAATGACAAACTGATCACCGTCTCCCAATTGAATCATGCCTTCGATATTCGCGTTTACCGGCTTGGCGAATCGCTCTGGCATTACATCGGCGAGACGTATGGCAAGAAAATGGTGGGCAATCTTTTCAAAACCGCGGTTAATTTGGGCGACATTGAGCAGGCCATCAAGAAACAGCTTGGCTGCGATTCGAAAGAGCTGACCAGGCGTTGGCACGAGCATGCCCGCAAGCTGGCGGTGCCGCAGGATTCAACGCTGCAGACGCCCGAGCAAATCGCCGAGCGCATCACGCATCAACAAGGCTATTATCATCGCCTCAACGTCGCGCCCTCGGTGAGTCCGGACGGCAATCAGATTGCTTACATCGCCAACAAAAATCTCAACGAAGATATTTTCCTCCTGAGTAAAGATAAGAACGGCCAATGGAAAAACGAGCGGCTGCTCCAAGGCGGCGCCAGCAAACGCTTTGAAACGCTGCGCTATTTTGACAGCGCCATTGCCTGGTCGCGCGACGGCCATCGGCTCGCGTTTATTGCCAAATCCGGCAAGGACGATGCGCTGTACATCATGAACCCCCACACCAAAAAAGTCACGCAAAAATTCGTATTCGAAGCATTGAACGGCCTGCAGTCGCCCAGCTTCTCGCCGCATGGCGACGAGGTGGTTTTCGTCGGCATTTCCGGCGGCGTCTCTGATTTGTACATCGTGGAATTGGCGGACGGCAGGCTGAGAAGATTGACGAAGGATCGTTTCGCCGAGCTGCATCCGCAATGGTCGCCGGATGGCCAGGCGATTGTGTTCGTCACCGACCGCGGCGAGGGCACCGATGAAGCAAAGCTGTTGTTCGGCGACTACGATTTGGCGATCTATCATCTTTCCAACAACGACATCGAAATGATCACCGCGCTGGCCGGCAACGCCACCAGTCCGCAATGGTCGGCCGACGGCCGCGAGATCGCTTTTGTTTCCGATTATCAGGGCATACCGAATATTTATCGCCTGCGGTTGGCAGACAAAAAAATTTCGCCGATCACGTCGTTAAAGAACGGCGTCGCCGGCATTACCGAAACCACGCCGGCGTTGAGCTGGTCGGCACATGGCAAGGTCATGGTCTTCTCCGCTTTTCAGAAAACCAACTGGCAGCTTTATCGCCTCGAGGTGACGAAATTGCCCGCAGCATTGCCGCAATTCACTTCCACTGAAAAAGCCGTGGAGTTAACCGAAGAGGACAGCACAGCCGCTGAAAGTGGCTGGCTCCCTTCCATTCCCGATCCCAATACGCTCTACAGCGATTATAAACTGGCTTCACCTGACTCGATTGAACAGCGCGGCTACAGCAGCAAATTCAAGCTGGATGCGGTGGCGGTCGGCGGCGGGTATGATACGTATTGGGGCGGGGTTGGTCAGGCGGTCTTTCTTTTTACCGATATGCTGGGGAATCATAATCTTTATTTTTCCACCGCCATGCAATTGAAGAATCCGTTGCACTCGGATTTGGGACTGACCTATTTCAATCAAGGCAGCCGCATTAACTACGGGGTGCAGGCTTTTCAATCGAGTTTGCTCTATACGATCGGCGCGACGTTCAACTCGGTGGGATATTTGCGCAACACCTATCGCGGTTTCAACGCCATTGCTGCGTATCCGTTTAACCGGTTTTCGCGCGTCGAGCTTTTCGGCGGGCTGACGTGGGTCGATCAAGACGTGGTGGTTGAGACGTACAATTTCACCAGCCTGAACCGGCGGACGAGTGATATCGGCCTCTACAAATACGCGCAAGTCGGCGGCGCGCTGGTGTTCGACAATACCGTTTACGGCCCGCTGGGCCCGACGAGCGGCAGCCGCAGCCGCTTTTCGGTGGAAACGACGATGAGGGATTTTCAATTTACCAATTACCTCACGGATTACCGGCGCTATTTCAATTTCGGCCATCGCTCGGTTTTGGCTTGGCGATTCGTGGGCGCCGCCAGCGTCGGACGCGATGCGCAAATCTTCAGTATCGGAGGCCCCTATACTTATCGCGGCGCGAATTATGACACGTTTTTCGGCACGAAATTTCTGATCAGCAATTTGGAATATCGCTTCCCGATGCTGCCGTTTCTGCCGGCGAGCTTTGATTTTCTCAGCGCCGCCACGTATTACGATGCGGCTGCGGCGTGGGGCATCGATATTCCGGGTTACAGCAAAGCGACGTTTCAACCTTTTTCGTCGGAAGGCGGCTTTGGTTTGAAAGATTTGAACAGCGCGCTGGGCATCGGCGCGCGCTTGAATATCGGCTATTTTCTGCTGCAATATGACGTGGCCTGGCCGACGGATTTAAAGAATTTTGGCAAGCCGGTGAAGCAGTTTTCGATAGGGACGTTTTTCTAA